In Zingiber officinale cultivar Zhangliang chromosome 6A, Zo_v1.1, whole genome shotgun sequence, a single genomic region encodes these proteins:
- the LOC121994616 gene encoding cleavage and polyadenylation specificity factor subunit 6-like — protein MDPGDDFGREFRPADERRSDLPPPMPAPLQQWQPRPVVAPRLTVAPPPPPPSPAGRPRMGQIASGYPTATTLFVGDLHWWTTDAEIEAELCKYGQVKEVKYFHDWRSGKSKGFCQADFYDPIAAAACEEGMNGHIFDGRPCVVALVSPHLFPTMGARHMNENRQTTGAPQNGRGGGGRMGNRRPVHVPPPPVLHPGAMLCPGFNFNPMDYGAAAMGGMAAGFRGSPAWAPGGAPFPGMMLPFPPTAAPLFDPAFFGRWPAHAGGGRGGQEQSSYGETSHRKSRMAERDRYGGSGQNSPERKHGDERERVSGRQQEMNWERDRNRDRDRDRDREKEQKRHRSRSREVEHSKRRRRSSRSSSRPSLD, from the coding sequence ATGGATCCCGGCGACGACTTCGGGAGGGAGTTCCGACCCGCGGACGAGAGGCGAAGCGATCTCCCACCGCCGATGCCGGCTCCTCTGCAGCAGTGGCAGCCGCGGCCTGTGGTTGCGCCAAGACTAACAGTTGCCCCACCTCCACCACCGCCTTCTCCGGCTGGTAGACCTCGGATGGGTCAGATTGCTAGTGGATATCCTACCGCAACTACTCTTTTTGTAGGAGATCTCCATTGGTGGACAACCGATGCGGAGATTGAGGCTGAGCTCTGCAAGTATGGGCAGGTAAAAGAAGTGAAATATTTTCACGATTGGAGGTCTGGCAAATCAAAAGGGTTCTGCCAGGCCGACTTCTATGATCCAATTGCCGCAGCTGCCTGCGAGGAGGGTATGAACGGGCATATCTTCGACGGAAGGCCTTGCGTCGTCGCTCTAGTTTCACCGCACCTTTTTCCGACAATGGGAGCGCGCCATATGAACGAGAATCGGCAGACAACAGGCGCACCTCAGAACGGTAGAGGAGGCGGTGGTAGAATGGGGAACCGCCGGCCGGTGCATGTCCCACCTCCACCAGTTTTGCATCCCGGAGCTATGCTTTGTCCGGGATTCAATTTCAATCCCATGGATTATGGAGCGGCGGCAATGGGAGGAATGGCGGCTGGTTTTAGAGGCTCCCCTGCATGGGCGCCTGGCGGCGCTCCTTTTCCTGGAATGATGCTTCCATTTCCTCCGACTGCGGCACCTCTTTTCGATCCAGCTTTCTTTGGACGGTGGCCGGCACATGCTGGCGGTGGCAGGGGAGGTCAAGAGCAATCGAGCTATGGAGAAACAAGCCACAGGAAGAGTAGGATGGCCGAAAGAGATCGTTATGGTGGTTCCGGGCAAAATTCGCCTGAGAGAAAACATGGTGACGAAAGGGAAAGAGTTTCAGGGAGACAACAGGAGATGAATTGGGAGAGGGATAGGAATAGAGATAGAGATAGAGATAGAGATAGGGAAAAAGAACAGAAAAGGCATCGCAGCAGGTCGCGGGAGGTTGAACATTCAAAAAGGCGCCGGCGGTCATCTCGATCATCATCTAGGCCTTCACTGGACTGA
- the LOC121995823 gene encoding uncharacterized protein LOC121995823 isoform X2, with translation MVSPPGTVFAPPVLRNVDYRSPADDAWYAVRLAVEGGTTLRVMYCNFSPEHDDFYLAENLSGPGKVEALRERFRASSVQLQDQDCRSVVQGTKVCASHAFGEDDLRFFDAVVSSVIRAKHIVVNGATVCNCKFILIWQHGPLVGQQTIVSVQQICVVPFRSPHNPTLDNFLGMVSAGHTETTTTSEEHTSKKHDERIMDHSKPNDTAKRPSNHMKFEIPQSMDLKRRPKSVGLKRPPQPMYHDVSSPKPKNNGGTSYSLWVDNLEKDVSHITISDYLYEQTSIDCHVQLSHCSMPTTCYGGMIIVKNERHAKKLLNFLLDPAHIVVSSRGRPWFIKEDWCQVVEDAFPRDEINRSNKAQQDSSKLRLVYKGTREYERAKDVQRLHFEFHNHVEKLLRTLDLEEKRVMLQRG, from the exons ATGGTGAGCCCTCCAGGGACGGTGTTCGCGCCGCCCGTGCTCCGCAACGTCGACTACCGCTCGCCAGCGGACGACGCCTGGTACGCCGTCCGCCTGGCCGTGGAGGGAGGAACCACACTCCGCGTAATGTACTGCAATTTCTCTCCGGAGCACGACGATTTCTACTTGGCCGAGAATTTATCCGGGCCTGGGAAAGTGGAGGCGCTACGGGAGCGGTTCCGGGCGTCGTCAGTGCAGCTCCAGGACCAGGACTGCAGGAGTGTGGTGCAGGGCACGAAGGTGTGCGCCTCGCACGCCTTCGGCGAGGATGATCTCCGGTTCTTTGATGCCGTTGTTTCTTCG GTCATCCGTGCAAAGCACATTGTTGTGAATGGTGCTACTGTTTGTAATTGCAAATTCATACTCATTTGGCAACATGGCCCTTTAGTCGGACAACAGACAATTGTGAGTGTACAACAGATATGTGTTGTGCCATTTAGAAGCCCACATAATCCGACATTGGACAATTTCTTAGGCATGGTGAGTGCAGGCCACACTGAAACAACCACAACAAGTGAGGAACATACAAGTAAGAAACATGATGAAAGAATAATGGATCACAGTAAACCAAATGACACAGCTAAGAGACCATCTAATCATATGAAGTTTGAAATACCTCAATCAATGGATTTGAAGAGACGGCCTAAGTCAGTGGGTTTGAAAAGACCACCTCAGCCAATGTATCATGATGTGTCATCACCAAAGCCAAAAAACAATGGAGGAACCTCCTACTCTCTTTGGGTCGATAATCTAGAGAAAGATGTATCTCATATCACTATTTCAGACTACTTATATGAGCAAACATCCATCGATTGTCATGTACAACTTTCTCATTGTAGCATGCCGACAACGTGTTATGGTGGAATGATTATCGTAAAGAATGAAAGACATGCAAAGAAGTTGCTTAATTTTCTACTTGATCCTGCTCACATTGTCGTATCTTCAAGGGGAAG ACCATGGTTTATTAAAGAAGATTGGTGTCAAGTGGTTGAAGAtgcatttccgagggatgag ATTAATCGATCCAACAAAGCTCAACAAGACTCGAGCAAATTAAGGTTGGTCTACAAGGGAACTCGGGAATACGAAAGAGCAAAGGATGTGCAACGCCTGCATTTCGAGTTTCACAACCACGTAGAGAAACTTCTTCGAACCTTGGATTTGGAGGAGAAAAGAGTTATGCTTCAACGAGGATGA
- the LOC121995823 gene encoding uncharacterized protein LOC121995823 isoform X1 — protein MVSPPGTVFAPPVLRNVDYRSPADDAWYAVRLAVEGGTTLRVMYCNFSPEHDDFYLAENLSGPGKVEALRERFRASSVQLQDQDCRSVVQGTKVCASHAFGEDDLRFFDAVVSSVIRAKHIVVNGATVCNCKFILIWQHGPLVGQQTIVSVQQICVVPFRSPHNPTLDNFLGMVSAGHTETTTTSEEHTSKKHDERIMDHSKPNDTAKRPSNHMKFEIPQSMDLKRRPKSVGLKRPPQPMYHDVSSPKPKNNGGTSYSLWVDNLEKDVSHITISDYLYEQTSIDCHVQLSHCSMPTTCYGGMIIVKNERHAKKLLNFLLDPAHIVVSSRGRRFLSYLCRPWFIKEDWCQVVEDAFPRDEINRSNKAQQDSSKLRLVYKGTREYERAKDVQRLHFEFHNHVEKLLRTLDLEEKRVMLQRG, from the exons ATGGTGAGCCCTCCAGGGACGGTGTTCGCGCCGCCCGTGCTCCGCAACGTCGACTACCGCTCGCCAGCGGACGACGCCTGGTACGCCGTCCGCCTGGCCGTGGAGGGAGGAACCACACTCCGCGTAATGTACTGCAATTTCTCTCCGGAGCACGACGATTTCTACTTGGCCGAGAATTTATCCGGGCCTGGGAAAGTGGAGGCGCTACGGGAGCGGTTCCGGGCGTCGTCAGTGCAGCTCCAGGACCAGGACTGCAGGAGTGTGGTGCAGGGCACGAAGGTGTGCGCCTCGCACGCCTTCGGCGAGGATGATCTCCGGTTCTTTGATGCCGTTGTTTCTTCG GTCATCCGTGCAAAGCACATTGTTGTGAATGGTGCTACTGTTTGTAATTGCAAATTCATACTCATTTGGCAACATGGCCCTTTAGTCGGACAACAGACAATTGTGAGTGTACAACAGATATGTGTTGTGCCATTTAGAAGCCCACATAATCCGACATTGGACAATTTCTTAGGCATGGTGAGTGCAGGCCACACTGAAACAACCACAACAAGTGAGGAACATACAAGTAAGAAACATGATGAAAGAATAATGGATCACAGTAAACCAAATGACACAGCTAAGAGACCATCTAATCATATGAAGTTTGAAATACCTCAATCAATGGATTTGAAGAGACGGCCTAAGTCAGTGGGTTTGAAAAGACCACCTCAGCCAATGTATCATGATGTGTCATCACCAAAGCCAAAAAACAATGGAGGAACCTCCTACTCTCTTTGGGTCGATAATCTAGAGAAAGATGTATCTCATATCACTATTTCAGACTACTTATATGAGCAAACATCCATCGATTGTCATGTACAACTTTCTCATTGTAGCATGCCGACAACGTGTTATGGTGGAATGATTATCGTAAAGAATGAAAGACATGCAAAGAAGTTGCTTAATTTTCTACTTGATCCTGCTCACATTGTCGTATCTTCAAGGGGAAG GCGGTTTCTGTCGTATCTTTGTAGACCATGGTTTATTAAAGAAGATTGGTGTCAAGTGGTTGAAGAtgcatttccgagggatgag ATTAATCGATCCAACAAAGCTCAACAAGACTCGAGCAAATTAAGGTTGGTCTACAAGGGAACTCGGGAATACGAAAGAGCAAAGGATGTGCAACGCCTGCATTTCGAGTTTCACAACCACGTAGAGAAACTTCTTCGAACCTTGGATTTGGAGGAGAAAAGAGTTATGCTTCAACGAGGATGA
- the LOC121995824 gene encoding indole-3-glycerol phosphate synthase, chloroplastic-like: MERLIAGPSFKVRVPISISPAVNRAHCLSLRRGFMELAIPGGRTPVPLRCVKWDEGNTYEQATLTYQSEEFINAVEVREWECGKSLNDIAAKQGITIRRNYHSGYGSKGTTIEKEPPRNILEQIIWDKEVEVAQYKEAIPLETLKKNMENAPPARDFFGALRESYLRTGLPALIAEVKKASPSKGVLREDFDPVEIAKAYEKNGAACLSILTDKKYFQGGFENLEAVRKAGVQCPLLCKEFVIDSWQIYYARSKGADAILLIAAVLPDVDIKYMTLICRELGLTVIVEVHNERELDRVLKIDGIQLIGINNRNLETFEVDISNTKKLLEGERGQLVRQKGIKVVGESGLFTPLDISYVHDAGVRVVLVGESLIKQADPGKAIAGLFGKDISK, from the exons ATGGAACGCCTCATCGCCGGCCCTTCGTTCAAGGTTAGGGTTCCGATTTCTATCTCTCCAGCCGTCAATCGCGCGCACTGTCTCTCTCTCAGGCGCGGGTTTATGGAGCTTGCCATCCCTGGCGGGCGGACACCGGTTCCTCTCCGCTGCGTGAAGTGGGATGAG GGGAATACTTATGAACAAGCTACATTGACTTATCAGAGTGAAGAATTTATAAATGCTGTTGAAGTTAGAGAATGGGAATGTGGAAAATCATTAAATGATATAGCAGCAAAGCAGGGAATCACAATTAGAAGAAACTACCATTCTGGATATGGTTCTAAGGGTACAACGATTGAGAAAGAGCCTCCCCGTAATATTTTGGAACAAATTATATGGGACAAGGAGGTCGAAGTTGCACAG TATAAAGAAGCAATACCTTTGGAaacattaaagaaaaatatggagAATGCTCCTCCTGCTAGAGATTTTTTTGGAGCTTTACGAGAATCTTATTTGCGGACTGGGCTTCCTGCACTTATAGCCGAGGTTAAAAAGGCTTCACCAAGTAAAGGTGTCCTACGTGAAGATTTTGATCCA GTTGAAATAGCTAAAGCTTATGAGAAAAATGGAGCAGCATGCCTAAGCATTTTGacagataaaaagtattttcag GGAGGTTTTGAAAATCTTGAAGCTGTACGTAAAGCTGGAGTTCAG TGCCCTCTTCTGTGCAAAGAATTTGTCATTGATTCCTGGCAAATTTACTATGCTCGTTCCAAAGGGGCAGATGCAATTCTTTTGATTGCTGCGGTGCTACCTGATGTTGATATCAAGTACATGACGCTGATTTGCAGGGAACTTGGCTTAACAGTAATTGTTGAG GTGCATAATGAAAGAGAATTGGATCGTGTTTTAAAAATAGATGGAATTCAACTCATTGGAATCAATAACCGCAACCTTG AAACATTTGAGGTTGATATTTCAAACACAAAAAAACTTTTGGAGGGAGAGCGTGGTCAACTTGTCCGACAAAAAGGCATAAAA GTTGTTGGAGAGTCTGGGTTATTTACTCCTCTGGATATTTCATATGTTCATGATGCTGGGGTTCGAGTG GTGCTGGTGGGAGAATCTCTCATTAAGCAGGCTGATCCTGGCAAGGCAATCGCAGGACTATTCGGAAAAGATATATCGAAATAA